The nucleotide sequence CCTCCTTCACCCGGGCGTTTCAGGCACTCCATGGAGTGAACCCATCTGAAGCGAAGAAGGAAGGTGCTTCCTTAAAAGCTTTTCCAAGAATCAGTTTCAGCCTGACCATCAAAGGAGAGCAGGAAATGGAATATCGAATTGAAAGGAAGGAAGCATTCCGTGTAACAGGGGTTTCTCTCAAGCTTGTCAAAGACATGGAAGAGAATATGAAAACAATACCGCAGTTCTGGGGAGAGAAAACCATGGATGGGACCATCCCCAAACTGTGCTCGCTCTTGAAACCTGGGCATGGACTTTTCGGTCTCTGTACCAACACCGATGATAAAGACTATTGGCTCTATACCATAGGAATCGAACTGGATGGAGACACTATTCTTGAGGGAATGGAAACACAAGAAGTGGAAGCTTCCCTTTGGGCGATCTTCCCCGGTAGGGGAAAAATGCCCAATGTTATCCAGGATGTTGAGCGACGTATCATGACCGATTGGCTGCCAACCAGTGGATATGAATTGGCAAAAGGGGTTGATGTTGAGTTGTACCTCTCAGAAGACCCTTCTGACCAAGCGTTCGAGGTCTGGATGCCGATTAGGAAACAAGGCTGATTATTTCTCATTGTGAGAGCTCCCTAGGGGGCTCTCTATCATAGTTGGACACTTTGTATAGAAATCCATACTAAAAAGCGTCATCTTTCACTTGGAAGCAATGAAAGCAGATGGTATGGTTTATGCATGATACTCAAACAAACACGTTTCCTGGGTCCAGATTACTCCCTGCATAAGAAAGACATAAGAATAGAAAAAGGCACCATCACTGATATTCAGGTTTCCTTGCATGAGAAATCGGGAGAAGAGGTCATCGATTGTTCAGCCTTTCTGATCTACCCCGCCCTTGCCGATTGCCATGTACATTCCCCTGATACTTTGCTCAGGGGTCTCTTCAGTGATATGAGCCTCCATAATTGGTGCAACAATACAGAACAAGGACAATTGCAAACAGAACTGTTTGAATATCTCGACAACAATGTGGAAACTCCCGCATTTGAAACCCTGGTTCTGTATGCCTATCTGCAATATGTGAAATCAGGTGTTGGCTTCATCGTAGAGACCGGGCAGGCTGATGAGAGTAGTGGGATTCTCGAAGCATGTGCTGAGAAGATTGGCATCAAAGCCTTGGTTGACTGGTATGACGAGACACCCAGCCATGAACTTACCTATGCACACCTACAGCGTGGCACCCATCTACCAGAAGAAGAGGACCTGGATGAGAAGGGCCTGCAGGAGGCGATCCAAAGAGTTGAGAAAACTGCTTGGCCACTCATGACCCATTGTCTGGAGACACGCTTCAGGAGGGAAGAAATACTCAGGAAATTTGGCATGTCCACTGTGGAATTGCTGGAGAAGAAAGCCCTACTCGGCAAGCAAACGATACTGTTCCATTGTGTGGAGACTTCTGAGAGGGACCGTGCAATGCTTGCTTCAAGCAAAGCAACAATCGTGCACTGCCCGGTTTCCAACCTTATCTCTGGTGCACGCACCATGAACCTTGTTGACCTTTTGGAGAGAGGTGCTCACATCACACTGGGAACCGATTTCCTCACCCATGATATCTGGGAAGTCATGCGCACCACGTATGCTGAGCTGAAACAGAGCAACAAGAGCGAACACTTCGGGGCAAGCCAGGTCTGGAACATGGCGAGTAAGGCAGCAGCCCCGATAGCTTCTCCCTCAGGCTATCAGGGGAAGATTGCAGTAGGAGCTCCGGCTGACATGCTCTTCGTGGAGGACGGGCTTGCTCTCTCCCCGCTTATAGAAACGCCGGGATTCTCCAATGTCGCCTATAATACCTTGATCCATACCCGACCCTCCATGATCAAGCACGTTATGCTTGGTGGGCGGTGGATAATACAGGAAGGACGTTGCCTTACGATTGATGAGGAAAAATTGGAGAGGGAATATACGGCGATCTTACGTAGTGTGCTCGCCGAGAAGCTCGTCAATCGTCCCGATGGCAACTCGCATTGAACTGATTCTTCTCTCCAGCAGGGTCCTTTGAGGACTCCAATGGGCTAGTCTTGCGTATGACCTCTCCAAGGACGGAATAAGACCAGAGAGAACTGCATTACCTTCCCTGAGCTCATCTATGCTATACGATGGAGCATCAGCAAAAACCACAGCAAACCCTAGCCGATAAGCACGCAGGCGCCTCTTGGCCAATGCCGTGGAGGCACCCTTTCCCTGGAGGGTTAACATGGTTTTCTCCAACTTTTCGATGGTAGAAAGGAAGGATGCTCGTAGCATTTCCTGTTCATCTGGAAGCATAGTATTCATTATATCATTCTATGCAAATCATATTGATTTCGTCTAGGAAGCATGAAGGCGGTCCTCTCAGGAGAACCGCCTACTCAGGTTATCGTCTCTTAGAATGCACTCTTGTAATATTCCCAGTCAGAGAGTAGCTCTTCAATGATGGTATTGGTAACAGCAAATCCATTCTCCATACCGATTGAGAATGCACCTGAAGAAGCATCCAGGCTCTCTGTCACACTCTGCCCAGGATGAGGCTGGTCAAAGTTGACCACATCCCTGATGACAAGAAGCCGGTCAAGTTTGTTCTCATTCATAGCAACCACACCAAATGCATTGTCTTCCATCTGGGTGACCATATAGGTACCAGCATCGTAAGCAGCACATACATCGTCAGCATGCTCGCTGGAGGCTTTTCCATGCCAGTAGCTGTCCCCGGTAACAGAGACCCCTCTACGAACAGCAGGAGTCTCCAGTGCTTCATTAGCTGAATACTTTCCACGGTACGCCTTGGCTGCATCGGCATCGCTTAGCGGAACATTTTGGACAAGTTCAAATGCCCAGTCAACCAGGGTGGAATTGAGTTCAATATATCCGGGTCGATCATATCCGTTAGAACGCAAGAACAGGGAATCAGAATCTTTAGGATTATCTGATTCCTTCCATGCGTGACCAAGTTCGTAGTCGACTAGCGCATCTGCAATTACCACATCCCCAAGGGTGCCTCGTTCAGGACTCATTCCAGAACAGCCACTAATAAGGATGTAGGTATCACTGAAATCAAACCGATCGTCACGAAGGATGGTAGTCAAGGTTGCTCCTGCCTGGGCTTTTCCCATTCCTGCGATGGATCCAGCGACACCCTCTTCATTGACATAGAGCGTCAATGGCATGGCATTCAGCTCATATGCCTCTGCATCTTCAAAATAGGCTTCATAGAAGTGCTGGAACTCCCCTGCGAAGTCTCCCTTATTCTCCCCTACTTCGAACATTCCAAACACCAGCACCTTGATCGGTTGCTTCTCTTCAATCGGTTGTGCACTTATCATGGACATGGCAAGAAGCAACATTCCTACAACAAGAACACCTCGTACTCTTTGTTTCATTATTGGACCTCCATCCTTAAAAACTACCTACAGCGTATGGAAGGTGAATAAGAACTACAAGAGGAGTCTAATATCATATTATTTTACTTGGAAATAGAGGTTTTGAGGATTATAAAGATTTTTATTACAATTTTAACAAATATGTCAACAATATACCGATGGCCAAAGTAATCCATACATAAAAAATATTTCCTCTTTCGATCTTGAGTTTTTTGATAGGGAATCGATTAAAAAGAATCTTTTCTAACACTTTTACAAAATATGTAATTATGTTAATGTTTGGCTATACTAGTATCTGCAATAAAGGAATGTAGCATGACAATACCAGATTTAGAAACATTACATACAAATCTCAAGAGCGTATTGCACCATTGTGTGCAACAACTCCATCTAGGGGAGGTCAAACCTGCTATTGAGAAAATCCTCAGCTCAAAAATTACCTGGCCGGAACTGAGAATCGGAAATCTTGTGGCTAAGACCCCTATCGTACAAGGGGGGATGGGAGTTGGAATCTCACTCTCCTCTCTGGCATCGGCTGTTGCTAATGCCGGAGGTATCGGGGTAATTGCAGCCAATGGAATAGGACTGCTTGAGAAAGATTACTATGAGGACGGTAGAGCGGCCAATCTTAGAGCGTTCCGGAACGAGATCCGTAAAGCAAGAAGCTTGAGTGACGGAATTATCGGGGTAAACATCATGGTCGCTGTGAATGATTTCCACCAACTTCTCGATGTAGCCATAGAAGAGAAAGTGGATATCGTTTTTCTTGGCGCAGGCCTCCCGATCAAGAACATGCCGGTAGAAGCACTGCGAAAGGCGAACGTCAAACTTGCCCCAATCGTAAGCTCTGCAAGAGCTGCCCAGATGATCTTCCGTATGTGGGAGAAGCTGTATAACGACACCCCGGATGCAGTTGTGGTGGAAGGCCCAAAGGCAGGCGGGCACCTAGGATTCACTGCCGAACAGTTGGATGACCCAGAGTACCAACTCGAGGCCATCGTTCCCTTGGTGGTGGAAGCACTGAAACCTTTTGAAGAGAGCAAGGGTGTTGCCATTCCTGTAATTGCAGGAGGTGGTGTCTACACAGGAAAGGATATCTACAAGGTACTCAGCCTTGGTGCTAGTGGTGTACAGATGGCAACCCGTTTTGTAGCAACTGATGAATGTGACGCTGATGTCCGTTTCAAGGAAGCATATGTCTCCTGTACGAGGGAACAGATCGGTCTCATCAAGAGTCCCGTTGGAATGCCTGGCCGTGCAATTCGCAACCAGTTTATCCTAGACAGTGAAGCAGGGAACAATCCCTCATTCCGCTGTGCCTGGAAGTGTCTTGCTACCTGCAAGGCTGAACAAGCGAACTACTGCATCTCCATTGCATTGAACAATGCAAGGAGAGGATTGCTGAATAGCGGATATGTATTTGCGGGCAGCAATGCTTATAGGGTAAAAAGAATTATACCGGTAGCTACCTTGGTTGGAGAGCTGCAGCGAGGATACCAGTTGAATGCACAAGCCAAGCTGACCGAACTGCTGGAAGCAGTGAAAGCCTTGCTTGATGCATATGGAAAGAGAGAATCTTTACTGAAAGAACTCTCAGAACGGTATGAGCAAGCATTGGAAGCACTTCCTAGCCAGAGGGATGTCATTACTGCACTGAAGAGGCAGTACAGCAAGCTCGTCTCTCAGGAAGAAGTGCTCCGTTTGACCGTGAAGGAGAAACTCGTGATCTCCTCACATCTGACTCATTAGAACAACTGTTCCTGACCGCTGTAAGCTGCTTGGGCATGGAGTACTAATGCTCCATGTCCAGGATGCTTGACTGGATTGAAGGCTTTCATGAAATCATAGTAGGCCCCCTCAGTGTGGTAGCTTACCTCGCCTTTCAGCTGATACGACTTTCCTTCCGTTGTAATGAAAAGCACGGAGACTTTGGTTCCTGTATCGATATTATGCTTCGTCTTATCGAAGTAGTTGTCTGCGATGATAATTTCATTATCCTGATAGAGATCAGTGCAGGTTGCGTAGATACTGTTGGGCATCCCGCTCTCATCAACGGTAGTGAGTACAATTGCAGGCTGTTTGTTCTTCCAAGCCTCAATGATTGCTTTTGGTAACATAATATATCCTCCAACATCCCATAGTATGCTTCTTGCTTAACGCTTACAAGCATATTAGTATCAACACAAGAAATTCCTTACTTGAGGAGGCTTGCATGGCAACGGTGAACTATCGTCACTTCCTCAAAGATGTCTTGATCTGCAGTTTGGGGGCTTATGGAGGACCGGAGGCACACTTCGGCGTCTTCCTCGACCACCTTGTGACCAAGAAACACTATCTAGAAGAAGAGGACCTTGTAGAACTTCTTGCCCTAACCAGCATACTCCCTGGCCCAACCAGCACGCAAACCATCGTCTCGGTTGGCTATCGGATTGGAGGACCACTCCTTGCGTTTTTCACCCTGATGGTATGGGCATTACCGGTAGTGCTGATCATGAGTACACTATCATTTCTCTATCAAATACTTGAGAATCTGCAGATTTCCGGTAGGATCCTCCGATTTATCGGACCGATGGCAGTAGGATTCATTGTTCTCGCTGCCTACCGTATCGGGAAAAAAGTGCTGATAGATAAAACAAGCCATATACTCTTCATGTTCGGCGCTGTTACTACGTATTTCATACGCTCTCCTTGGATTTTTCCCTTGGTTCTCATCATTGGGGGAAGTATTTCGGTGTTCAGCAGCAGGGAAACAGACTTGTTCCAGAAAGCAAAGCTCAATCCTCCATGGCATTACCTTGTATGGTTTGCCTGTTTTGCAATTGGTTCACTATTGCTCTCTACCCTGACCCATCACCTGCTTATCACGCTCTTTGAGGCATTCTACCGCTACGGTTATCTGGTCTTTGGAGGAGGACAGGTGGTAGTCCCAGTCATGATCGCAGAATTGGTGGAGACAAAGGGGTACATGAGCAATGAAGAGTTCCTTACCGGATACGGTCTGGTCCAAGGATTACCCGGCCCCATGTTCAGCTTCAGCGCCTATGCTGGTGGCATGGCAGCCCGTGGACAGGGAACTCCATCTCAGATAGCTGCAGCACTGCTCTCTGCAATTGGCATCTTTCTACCAGGCACGTTGCTCATTTTCTTTGTCTATCCGGTGTGGGAGAAGCTGAAGGGGATCAAGGCTGTACGCATATCACTGAGAGGAATCAATGCAGTGGCAGGGGGACTCATTACCACTGCTGCAATCCTGTTGTTGCAGAAAAGTGGTTTGAGCCTGGAGAATTTCCTTGTACTTCTCTTCACGGTACTCTTATTGCTTACACGAAAAATTCCCGCCCCCTTGATAGTACTTGCAACCCTGGGAGCAGGAATACTACTGTAAAGAGAGTGTTTACTTGAATGATTGCTTGTAGATCTTTAAACAATCCTCATCACTGAGGGTCATGGGATCAACCTCGAACAGCCCCCCCATGTTCTCTCTGGCATTCTTCACCATTGGAGGAATCTCTTCCTCCCTCATGCCATAATCACTCATCCTGAGGTCTGCTACACCACAATCCTTCTGGAGATCCTCTAAGGCTCTCACAAAATCCATTGCTTCAGTCGCGTCTTCCTTGCCAAGTGCCTTGGCCATGGCAACCATTCGCTCATCGGCAATATGGTTCTCTGCAATATGGGTGTAGTAGGCATTGCTGATCATTATCAAGCCCGCCCCATGGGCAAGCTCAGGGTGGAAGGCACTCATGGCATGCTCGAGTGAGTGTTCACTGATGCATCCACTGGTCCATTCAACCAGACCAGCAAGAGTATTTGCTAGGGCTACATCCTCGCGTGCTGCAAGGTTCTTGCCGTCCACAACTGCAGTTCGTAGGCTCTTCCCGATAAGCCGGATAGCTTCCAGGCTATAGAGATCACTAAACGTGTTTGCTGTCTTGTTGAGATACCCTTCTGTGCTGTGAAAGAGCGCATCGAAGCCCTGGAATGCGGTGAGCTGTGGAGGAACACTAACCATAAGGGTTGGATCGACAATACTGAGCGTTGGAAAGGTATCCACAGTGCCCATACCAATCTTCTCATTGGTCTCTTCCTTGGTTATGACCAACCAAGGATCTACCTCCGTGCCGGTTCCTGCTGTAGTGGTAATGGCAACAATAGGCAGTGGTCTTTCATTCATGGGCTTGCCCTTTCCGGAGCCTCCACTGATATAGTCCCACAAATCTCCATCATTGGTTGCCATGATGGCAATCGCTTTCGCTGAGTCGATGACCGATCCACCACCAAGACCGATCACAAAGTCACAGCCTTTCTCCTTGGCAAGCGAAGAACCTTCTTCTACATGCCGCTTCACTGGGTTGGGAAGGATCTTGTCAAAGACTTCATATGAGACTCCAGCTTGTTTCAATTGATCCTCTACTTGGCCAAGATAGCCATATTTGCGTGTCGATGTACCACTGGAGATGACAATCAACGCCTTCTTTCCGGGAAGCGACTGTTCGTGGAGTGTTGAAAGAGTATTCTGTCCGAAAACAAGTTTCGTAGGGAGAAAATAGGTCATGTTCATGAATTAAACCTCCTTGGTTTATGCACATAACATACAAGTATTCCTTGCTATCGGCAAATAGAGTGCCTCTTCTGATAATCAAGAGAGGCTCAGGGCAGAAAGATAAACTTACATAAGGGGATGTTTCCAATCTCTGGGTATCTACCTAGAGAAAATCTTCCCTTGCAGGCGTGAAGCAATCGAGCACAACCCCATTTTCCAGACAAATAACACCATGCTCTTGATTCGAAGAAAAGGTCAGAGAATCTCCAGGACTTGCTTCTGTAACGTCTCCGTCACTTGTACACGAGAAACGGCCTGATTTGATATAGCTGATCTGTTGGTGGGGGTGTCTATGGGAAGGAACCACCGAACCAGCAGAGAAGGTCACCTCAACCAACATAAGCTCCCGGGTATGGGAAAGAACCCTTCTGGAAACCCCAGGGGCCATGGGAATTACAGTTGTATCATCATATTTCAATTTGCTCATATCTACTCCTGCAAATAGCCTACCCAATTTCCAGGAGGAAGGAAAGCTCCTAACTGAGCAACCGCCTGATCTGCTTTCCCTCAAATGGGGCTATCTTCATGGCCTCAGGAGCATGTACGAGTGGACCTTCATAATGCATGAGGTCAAGTCTCTCCTTGATGAGAGCCCAAGGCAACGTTCCATTGCCAACCGCTTGTCCATTGTTCTCCCTGATATGAATACAGTGTAGATAATACCCAGCTTGCTCGAAAGCAGCGAGGATGTCCGATTCCTCAATATTCATATGGAAGGTATCAAGGTCAATGCCACAGCCTGGATGGTTTACAGCACGAACAAATTGGAGAGCGTCAGAAGCAGTGTTTAGAAAAAAATGTTCGTAGCGATTTACCGGGCGAATGTTCAACAAGACATCTTCATCTACAGCAATATTTGCCAAAGACCTCAGACTTCCTACACTCTGCTCGAATAAGCGATCCTTTTGGTTTTCCATGTGGAGCAATGGAGGAAAAGCGGTATAGAAGGGCCCATTCAGGCTCCCCCCTCCCATCTGTCCGATATTCCTGATGATTTTCTCAACTGTTGAGAGACCCCTCTTTCTCACTTCTTCATCCAGTGATGAAAGGTCATAGAGAGGTCCTAGAGTGAGAGAATAGGAAAGATCAAGCTGGAAATTCCGAGCTTCCAAGGAAATACGCTTTAGTCCAAGAGGAGACAGAGAGAGCAAACGCTCTCCGCTGATTTCGAGTAGATTGTATTCGTATTCCCTCGCTCTGCCAAACAGGGCAACAACATCATCGTTCCCATATTCCTTGAACCGAGTCTCATGAACACCAACTCTTCTCATATAGGAAACCCTCTACTACAGTATAGCAGAGGGAATTTGAGGAAACCAGAGAAGCACTCAATACTCTTGGATGTAGATATCTAAATAAGTTAATCAACATATTCAAGGAGAGTTTATTCGATTATTTCTTATGCCTCAATGATTGAATATCTTGAATATCAACTACTAAGATAGTCTGAATTATGGTATATTCGCTCCCATGAATACTACACTCGAATGCATCCCCTGTTTCTTCAACCAGGTACTCGCGTCTGGCAAACTTTTGGGACTTTCTCCCGAATCAATCAAGCAAATCATGGACGAAGTTGGTAATGAACTTAAGCATTTCCCCTTGGACATGACTCCTCCTGCGATGGCCTACCATATACAACGACTGTTTGTTGAAAAATCAGGAGAGGAAGATCCCTATCGTTCTGTGAAAAAAATGAGTAATACACAGGCCCTTGCGGTAATCGATGATTTGAGGACAATCGTAAGAGAATCGCAAAACCCACTGAAGACAGCTGTAAAACTGGCTTGTGCAGGAAATATCATTGATTATGGGGCTTTTCCCAACGGTATTGATGTACAAGGGGAAATCACGAGGATTCTTGAACAATCACAAGAGGTAGCGGGAGAAGAAGCAACTTCCTTATTTGATTTTGACACATTCAAGCAATCTTTACATTCGGCAGAACGGTTGATGTACATTGGGGATAATGCGGGGGAAATAGTCTTTGACAAGGTATTGTTGGAAACGATTGCAAGAGCATTCCCACAAATTGAATTATATTTTGTCACCAGAGGACAACCGATACTTAATGACGTCTTGACCAAGGATGCCTTAGACTGCGGAATCGATTCAGTGGCAACGATTGTTTCCAGCGGAAGCAGAACTCCTGGATTGATACTGAGCGAAGCTGACCCTGAATTCCTAAGATTGTATGATGATGCAGATTTAATCATCAGCAAAGGACAAGGCAACTTTGAAGCACTCTCACAAGCTGAAGACCCAATATTTTTCCTCTTCATCATCAAGTGTGAAGTGATTAGCAACCATATTGGAGGCGCAAAGATGGAGCTGGTTCTGAAAAGTAACACAAAACACCCCAAGAAAGCCTGATACTAAATTCTACGGACGCCCTATCCCTTCTATGGCTTGGGTCTCCTCTCTTCTGTCTTCCGAAATATCCATGTCAGCGAAGGAACTACTGGCGGGAAGGATAAGCTGGAAGGAGCGCATATCACCAATTTGTATCTCTGATAAGGTGGCAGCTACCTCCAGAAGGTGGCCTCCTTTCTGCCCATCCTTGGAAAGGAAGTGCAAATGCCAACCTGGTAGGTTAACCCCTTCCACATATTCGGGAGAACGGAACGCAACGATGGTTCCCTCCACTTGCTCATATACAAACTCTCTTTGGGATTCGGCAATTACAGAGAGTGGCCGGTACGGTTTCTCCTGGGAAGGGACACTACGGACCCTTATATGGGAAAAAGTACCACTCACCTTCGCAGCATAGAATCGATTATAATCAGCGGTGTTTTGACTAATTCCTGCATCGAGACGTGTTTTAAGTTCCTCTATAGTAATAAATTCGTCTGTTTCTGTATCCAGAACATCTGCAACGAATGGGGTTACGACAGCAAAAGGAACTAGAACCTCATCAGCCATCACCTCAACAGTTCCATCAGCCTTTGCTTTATACACCACGCCATCAAGCATGATCATTTCCCCATCCAACGTATCAAAAGTACCAATGCCTGTATCACCATGATCCTTCAACGTGCCAACGGTTATGAACCCATCATACTCTCCCTGCAATAATGCGTTGAGCAAAGAGACCTGGTATAGAGTATCTTCCTTGGGAACAGAGGTACATCCACTTGCAAGAAGCAAGCATAGAACCAACATCACAGCACTGAGGACCCGATAACCCGTCTTCATGAGAGCACCCCCTACTTGATTCAGCATAGAAGGTGCAGCGAGGTGAGACAAGGATTATCCATCACTTCTTGAAATAAATTGCATCTCGAGTATTAGATATTATTCCTACCCTTTCACAGCTCCTATCGTAAGTCCTTTGACAACATACTTCTGGAAGAACATCGCAAGGATGATTGCCGGGGCCATGATGGTAACAGCTGCTGCCATGACTGCGCCCCAGTCAACTTCATCATAACTCATGAAGTTTTTCAAATTGTATATACAGGTCAATGGGATTGATGTAATACCCGAGTACTAATGAGAAGCAACAGATTTATGTAAGGTACAATCTGTATGTCAGTTGCTGTTCCCAAATTAATTGATGAATATTTTTTCTCATTGCCTGAATATTTATTTCATACTATACTGACTACAAGAGGAACAGCATGCAAGAAGTAAGTGCCATCTATACGATCAGGAGCAAGTACAACACCCTCAGTGCAAAAGAGAAGAAGATTGCTGACTTCATCCTCGAACATCCCAAGGAATCAGTTAACCCAAGTATTGAGAAACTGGCAGAGAGAATTGGGATCAGCGAATCAACCATGGTGCGATTCGCCCGTAAGCTTGGATATTCAGGATACCAGCGTTTTCGTATTGCCCTTGCAAGGGAGACCATCCCCAAAAATGAACAAGTCTTTGAAACTGGGATCCTTGAGGGTGAAGAGGTAGTGGATATGGTATTCAAGAATGCACAACGCACCCTCTCTGAAACACTGGTGGCCATCGACCGTACGGCAATCAAGAAAAGTGCAACATTGATCGCCCAGGCTCGTTCGGTATTTCTCATGGGTCTCGGAGGTTCCAATACCCTCGCCCAGGATGCGTATCATAAATTTATCAGAACAGGTATCAACTGCCAGTATGCCGCTGACTTCCATATGCAGCTGATGCTTGCCAGCCAAGCAAAAAAAGATGATGTTGCCCTGATCGTAAGCCACACCGGCGAAGGCTATGACACCCTTGCCCTGGCAGAAGAGCTCAGAAACAATGGAGCCAAGTTACTTATTTTAACCAGCAATGCACGATCCCCTTTGGCCAAACTGGGAGACCTTGTCTTGTCAGTAAGCCCTTGTTGTTCGAAAATAGTTGCAGAATCTTTTTCTGCCAGGATCACCTCCTTGGTGCTCATCGATGTCCTATACGTAGAAATCCTTGAGCTCATGGAGAATATCGGGGTGGAGAATTTGAATAAGATGAGAGATGTTATCGCAAAACGAAGAATCTAAGATGAGGAGTCATATACAAATGAAAGCAAATATCGGCCTTATTGGCCTTGCAGTAATGGGAGAGAACCTGGTGCTCAATATGGAGAGTAAAGGGTTTAGTGTAGCTGTCTACAATCGCAGCATTACCAAAGTCGATGCCTTCCTTGATTCCAGGGCAAAAGGAAAGAACATCATCGGTACACACAGCCTTGAAGAACTGGTTGAAAATCTGGAACGCCCCAGAAAGGTGATGATGATGGTGAAGGCAGGGAAAGCTGTCGATGAAACCATCGAAAAGCTCATCCCGCTTCTGGAAACTGGAGATATCATCATTGACGGAGGAAACTCCAACTATGAAGACAGTGAGCGAAGAATGGCCTATGTGGAGAGCAAAGGCTTGCTGTACATCGGAACAGGGGTATCGGGTGGTGAGGAAGGTGCCTTGAAGGGACCATCCATCATGCCAGGTGGCTCAAAGTCTGCTTGGGAAGCAGTAAAGCCCATACTGCAATGCATCAGCGCACAAGTGCAAGGCCAGCCCTGCTGTGATTGGATCGGAAAAGGAGGAGCTGGTCACTATGTGAAGATGGTACACAATGGTATCGAGTATGGTGACATGCAGCTTATCGGTGAAATCTATGACCTGATGCATCGCATCCTGAAACTGGATAATGAGAGTATGCAAAGCATCTTCTCCGATTGGAATGAAGGAGTCCTCGACAGCTACCTGATCGAGATCACCAAGGACATCCTTGGGTACAAGGAAGAAGATGGTTCTTTCCTCCTCGATAAGATCCTTGATACCGCTGGGCAGAAAGGAACCGGTAAATGGACCGGTATCAGTGCGCTGCATGAGGGAGTACCCTTGACCTTGATCGTTGAATCCGTCTTTGCAAGAAGCGTTTCCAGCCAGAAGGACGAACGCCTAGCTGCCAGCAAGGTGTACGAATTGGCACCCAATCATCCTGTTTCTGATCCACAGGCCTTCATCACCATGCTTGGAAAGGCACTCTATGCTGCGAAGATCATCAGCTACGCACAGGGATTCAGCCTGATCAAGACAGCGGGAGAGACAAACAACTGGGAC is from uncultured Sphaerochaeta sp. and encodes:
- a CDS encoding iron-containing alcohol dehydrogenase — translated: MNMTYFLPTKLVFGQNTLSTLHEQSLPGKKALIVISSGTSTRKYGYLGQVEDQLKQAGVSYEVFDKILPNPVKRHVEEGSSLAKEKGCDFVIGLGGGSVIDSAKAIAIMATNDGDLWDYISGGSGKGKPMNERPLPIVAITTTAGTGTEVDPWLVITKEETNEKIGMGTVDTFPTLSIVDPTLMVSVPPQLTAFQGFDALFHSTEGYLNKTANTFSDLYSLEAIRLIGKSLRTAVVDGKNLAAREDVALANTLAGLVEWTSGCISEHSLEHAMSAFHPELAHGAGLIMISNAYYTHIAENHIADERMVAMAKALGKEDATEAMDFVRALEDLQKDCGVADLRMSDYGMREEEIPPMVKNARENMGGLFEVDPMTLSDEDCLKIYKQSFK
- the budA gene encoding acetolactate decarboxylase, translated to MKTGYRVLSAVMLVLCLLLASGCTSVPKEDTLYQVSLLNALLQGEYDGFITVGTLKDHGDTGIGTFDTLDGEMIMLDGVVYKAKADGTVEVMADEVLVPFAVVTPFVADVLDTETDEFITIEELKTRLDAGISQNTADYNRFYAAKVSGTFSHIRVRSVPSQEKPYRPLSVIAESQREFVYEQVEGTIVAFRSPEYVEGVNLPGWHLHFLSKDGQKGGHLLEVAATLSEIQIGDMRSFQLILPASSSFADMDISEDRREETQAIEGIGRP
- a CDS encoding ARMT1-like domain-containing protein, coding for MNTTLECIPCFFNQVLASGKLLGLSPESIKQIMDEVGNELKHFPLDMTPPAMAYHIQRLFVEKSGEEDPYRSVKKMSNTQALAVIDDLRTIVRESQNPLKTAVKLACAGNIIDYGAFPNGIDVQGEITRILEQSQEVAGEEATSLFDFDTFKQSLHSAERLMYIGDNAGEIVFDKVLLETIARAFPQIELYFVTRGQPILNDVLTKDALDCGIDSVATIVSSGSRTPGLILSEADPEFLRLYDDADLIISKGQGNFEALSQAEDPIFFLFIIKCEVISNHIGGAKMELVLKSNTKHPKKA
- the gnd gene encoding decarboxylating NADP(+)-dependent phosphogluconate dehydrogenase, which produces MKANIGLIGLAVMGENLVLNMESKGFSVAVYNRSITKVDAFLDSRAKGKNIIGTHSLEELVENLERPRKVMMMVKAGKAVDETIEKLIPLLETGDIIIDGGNSNYEDSERRMAYVESKGLLYIGTGVSGGEEGALKGPSIMPGGSKSAWEAVKPILQCISAQVQGQPCCDWIGKGGAGHYVKMVHNGIEYGDMQLIGEIYDLMHRILKLDNESMQSIFSDWNEGVLDSYLIEITKDILGYKEEDGSFLLDKILDTAGQKGTGKWTGISALHEGVPLTLIVESVFARSVSSQKDERLAASKVYELAPNHPVSDPQAFITMLGKALYAAKIISYAQGFSLIKTAGETNNWDLNLGGIALLWRGGCIIRSAFLDKISQAFNKNPMLQNLIMDPYFVQILQENHQSLREVVAAAALNGIPTPSLSAALSWFDSYRTERLPANLLQAQRDYFGAHTYERVDKKRGEFFHTNWTGRGGDTASTTYTV
- a CDS encoding cupin domain-containing protein, which translates into the protein MSKLKYDDTTVIPMAPGVSRRVLSHTRELMLVEVTFSAGSVVPSHRHPHQQISYIKSGRFSCTSDGDVTEASPGDSLTFSSNQEHGVICLENGVVLDCFTPAREDFL
- a CDS encoding sugar phosphate isomerase/epimerase family protein, giving the protein MRRVGVHETRFKEYGNDDVVALFGRAREYEYNLLEISGERLLSLSPLGLKRISLEARNFQLDLSYSLTLGPLYDLSSLDEEVRKRGLSTVEKIIRNIGQMGGGSLNGPFYTAFPPLLHMENQKDRLFEQSVGSLRSLANIAVDEDVLLNIRPVNRYEHFFLNTASDALQFVRAVNHPGCGIDLDTFHMNIEESDILAAFEQAGYYLHCIHIRENNGQAVGNGTLPWALIKERLDLMHYEGPLVHAPEAMKIAPFEGKQIRRLLS
- a CDS encoding MurR/RpiR family transcriptional regulator, whose translation is MQEVSAIYTIRSKYNTLSAKEKKIADFILEHPKESVNPSIEKLAERIGISESTMVRFARKLGYSGYQRFRIALARETIPKNEQVFETGILEGEEVVDMVFKNAQRTLSETLVAIDRTAIKKSATLIAQARSVFLMGLGGSNTLAQDAYHKFIRTGINCQYAADFHMQLMLASQAKKDDVALIVSHTGEGYDTLALAEELRNNGAKLLILTSNARSPLAKLGDLVLSVSPCCSKIVAESFSARITSLVLIDVLYVEILELMENIGVENLNKMRDVIAKRRI